Proteins found in one Fulvitalea axinellae genomic segment:
- a CDS encoding response regulator transcription factor, whose translation MLKGKKPKVLLVEDDEDLAFLVADNLQIEGFDVIRKADGEQAWEELRTNEFDICVFDVMLPKLDGFGLAERLRNTNTEVPIIFLTAKSIQEDRLKGLRLGADDYITKPFDMEELILRMRVFLKRSGSSNSGKDKFKLGNLTFLPLDRVLELGEEQMKLTGKECEVLKILSKKMGKVVSRTEILEGVWGRDDYFLGRSLDVHLSKLRKHLKADPSVLIENVHGLGFRLKAGE comes from the coding sequence ATGCTAAAAGGCAAAAAGCCGAAAGTCCTGTTGGTTGAGGACGATGAAGATCTTGCGTTCCTTGTCGCCGACAACCTTCAGATCGAGGGTTTTGATGTCATTAGGAAAGCGGATGGGGAACAGGCATGGGAAGAATTGCGCACGAACGAGTTCGATATTTGTGTTTTTGACGTGATGTTGCCTAAGCTTGACGGTTTTGGCTTGGCCGAAAGGTTGAGAAATACGAATACAGAAGTGCCGATAATATTTTTGACAGCCAAATCGATACAGGAGGACCGTTTGAAAGGCTTACGATTAGGAGCGGACGATTATATAACCAAGCCGTTTGACATGGAGGAATTGATTCTCCGTATGAGGGTTTTTTTAAAACGAAGCGGATCGTCAAATTCCGGCAAAGACAAGTTTAAGCTCGGTAATTTGACTTTTTTGCCTTTGGACAGGGTTTTGGAATTGGGGGAGGAGCAAATGAAATTAACGGGGAAGGAATGCGAAGTTCTCAAAATCTTAAGCAAAAAAATGGGGAAGGTGGTTTCTAGAACCGAAATACTGGAAGGTGTTTGGGGGCGTGATGATTATTTTTTGGGAAGAAGTCTTGATGTTCACCTCTCCAAGCTAAGAAAACATTTGAAAGCCGACCCTTCGGTGTTGATCGAAAATGTACACGGCCTTGGTTTTCGCCTAAAGGCAGGGGAATAA
- a CDS encoding TonB-dependent receptor plug domain-containing protein, whose product MRFLAIVFFLFSSAAVFAQNSATFRAVVLTEDGKAVEFVQAVSEDGKTQALSDSVGRIVMKVPPKKLRIVFSHIGFLKKEKRYDFSTGDITDKIIMAYDDKTLGTVTVKGRRHHENASAIKLSGLEARNIPAPFSDFSAILGTLPGVVANNELSSSYSVRGGSFDENLVSVNGIPVYRPFLVRSGQQEGLSFVNPDMVDKVDFYSGGWGAEYGGKMSSNLLVAYREPDSLSASGEASLLGGSAAVGVRPWRNFSLVSGVRYKQSSYLLGTMETEGEYKPAFLDWQTFGTLILGEKTKLRFLTSYASNKYLVEPENRVTQFGTLDRIREFKVYFDGKEEMFYRTFQSGINLEHNFNSSFSGSFIASFVKAIERERYDIESAYWLSDITDKANGGSGEAEVIGVGTDYTHGRNRLNAEVLTLENKYRLEWGVAHVLKFGFGTNLRRVEDSVDEYRFIEDDGYAKVTHSVRAENDLRATELFAFVEDDWTLNDEISLSIGFRAVYSDVNGQTGFGPRAKVEYAPTGSPWVWRLSGGRYFQPLFYRETRRPDGTVNKDVDTPNAWHGILTADRDLSIWERPFKLSSSVYFKYSPDIVPFDLDDVRVRYYPDLEGKAYAYGLDVRISGEFVKGDESWFSLGLLSAKEKVGSATEYARRPTDQRLTLAMLFQDHIPNNPSLKVFVKGVYGTGLPLLAPGQEKGLPVGSGDDYKRLDVGFFKYLDLTLGSMPGKMAVGLEVLNMLGVRNTHSYLWVSDIQGGQYAVPNTLSQRFYNLKLRVEF is encoded by the coding sequence ATGCGATTTTTAGCGATAGTCTTTTTTCTTTTTTCCAGTGCGGCGGTGTTCGCTCAAAACTCGGCTACGTTTAGAGCCGTCGTTTTGACCGAAGACGGTAAGGCTGTAGAGTTTGTCCAGGCGGTTTCGGAAGATGGAAAAACGCAGGCCCTTTCTGATTCAGTGGGGCGAATCGTTATGAAAGTGCCTCCGAAAAAGCTTCGGATCGTTTTTAGTCATATCGGTTTTTTGAAAAAGGAAAAACGTTACGATTTTTCCACTGGCGATATTACCGATAAGATCATCATGGCTTATGATGACAAAACCCTCGGGACAGTAACGGTAAAAGGCCGGAGACATCACGAAAATGCAAGTGCGATTAAACTTTCGGGGCTTGAGGCTAGAAATATTCCTGCCCCTTTTTCTGATTTTTCGGCAATCCTCGGGACCTTGCCGGGCGTAGTCGCCAATAACGAACTGAGCTCAAGCTATTCTGTTCGGGGAGGGAGTTTTGATGAAAATCTTGTTTCCGTAAACGGAATTCCGGTTTATCGCCCGTTTCTCGTACGCTCGGGCCAGCAGGAAGGCCTAAGTTTCGTAAATCCCGACATGGTTGATAAGGTTGACTTCTATTCCGGTGGATGGGGCGCTGAGTACGGAGGTAAGATGTCTTCCAATCTTTTGGTTGCATACAGGGAGCCCGACAGTCTTTCCGCTTCAGGTGAAGCGTCTCTTTTGGGTGGAAGCGCTGCGGTGGGGGTAAGACCCTGGAGGAACTTCAGCCTTGTGTCGGGAGTACGGTACAAGCAGTCGAGTTATTTGCTTGGCACTATGGAAACGGAAGGCGAATACAAGCCGGCTTTTTTGGATTGGCAAACATTCGGGACATTGATTCTAGGCGAGAAAACAAAGCTGAGATTCTTGACTTCCTACGCCTCCAATAAATATCTTGTGGAGCCGGAAAATAGGGTGACCCAGTTCGGAACCTTGGATCGGATACGGGAATTTAAGGTTTATTTTGACGGAAAAGAAGAGATGTTTTACCGCACGTTTCAGTCGGGAATTAATCTGGAACATAACTTTAACAGCTCTTTTTCCGGAAGTTTTATAGCGAGTTTTGTGAAAGCTATCGAGCGTGAACGTTATGATATCGAATCCGCATATTGGCTGAGCGACATCACTGACAAGGCCAACGGAGGCAGTGGTGAAGCCGAGGTGATAGGAGTGGGGACGGATTATACACATGGCCGGAACCGATTGAATGCGGAAGTTTTGACCCTTGAAAACAAGTACAGATTGGAGTGGGGTGTGGCGCATGTTCTCAAATTCGGTTTTGGAACTAACTTGCGCCGCGTCGAAGACAGCGTAGACGAATATCGGTTTATCGAAGACGACGGATACGCTAAAGTGACCCATTCTGTAAGAGCGGAAAATGACCTGCGAGCGACAGAGCTTTTCGCTTTTGTCGAAGATGACTGGACGCTAAATGACGAGATTTCCCTTTCCATTGGTTTCCGGGCTGTGTATTCCGATGTGAACGGGCAAACAGGTTTCGGTCCCCGTGCCAAAGTGGAATATGCGCCGACGGGCTCGCCGTGGGTTTGGAGACTGTCGGGCGGACGGTATTTCCAGCCTTTGTTTTACCGTGAGACAAGACGCCCGGACGGAACAGTCAACAAGGACGTGGATACGCCGAACGCTTGGCACGGAATTCTGACTGCCGATAGGGACCTGAGTATTTGGGAGCGCCCTTTTAAGTTGAGTTCTTCTGTATATTTCAAGTATTCGCCCGATATTGTGCCTTTTGACCTTGACGATGTAAGGGTGCGATATTATCCGGATTTGGAGGGAAAAGCTTACGCCTATGGGCTTGATGTGCGGATTAGCGGTGAATTTGTCAAAGGCGACGAATCTTGGTTCTCTTTGGGGTTGCTTTCGGCGAAAGAGAAAGTGGGAAGCGCTACGGAGTACGCCCGAAGGCCTACCGACCAGCGGTTGACCTTGGCGATGTTGTTTCAGGATCATATCCCCAACAATCCGAGCCTGAAAGTTTTCGTGAAAGGAGTTTACGGCACAGGCTTGCCATTATTGGCTCCGGGACAAGAAAAAGGGCTTCCAGTGGGTTCTGGGGACGATTATAAGCGTCTCGACGTTGGATTCTTTAAATATCTTGATCTAACTTTGGGTTCGATGCCTGGTAAAATGGCCGTAGGACTGGAGGTGCTCAATATGTTGGGCGTTAGAAATACACATTCATATCTTTGGGTTTCGGATATCCAGGGAGGACAATATGCGGTTCCCAACACCTTGTCGCAAAGGTTTTACAATCTTAAACTTCGGGTAGAGTTTTAA
- the rpe gene encoding ribulose-phosphate 3-epimerase yields the protein MSTIIAPSILAADFAELKKEVEMVNRSEAEWLHVDIMDGMFVPNMSFGLPVCEAIDRYNKKVMDVHLMIEEPGRYVDEFAKRGAEYITVHVEACKHLHRDIQLIKSLGCKAGVALNPHSSVSLIEDVLPELDLVLVMSVNPGFGGQSLIAGTFDKIRRVKELIKKTGSKALIQVDGGVKNTNAAELVAAGADVLVAGSFVFSSDDPIKTIADLKADLA from the coding sequence ATGAGTACAATCATTGCGCCTTCAATTCTAGCGGCGGATTTCGCGGAGTTGAAAAAGGAAGTGGAAATGGTAAACCGCAGCGAGGCCGAGTGGCTTCATGTGGACATTATGGACGGAATGTTCGTTCCGAACATGTCTTTCGGTTTGCCGGTTTGCGAAGCCATTGACCGTTACAACAAAAAGGTGATGGACGTTCACCTGATGATCGAAGAACCGGGACGTTATGTTGATGAGTTCGCCAAGCGTGGGGCGGAGTACATTACCGTTCATGTGGAGGCTTGCAAACACCTTCATCGCGACATACAGTTGATCAAAAGCTTGGGCTGCAAAGCCGGCGTGGCCTTGAACCCCCACAGCAGTGTGAGCCTGATTGAGGATGTGTTGCCGGAGTTGGACCTTGTTTTGGTCATGTCTGTTAACCCTGGATTCGGAGGGCAATCACTTATTGCCGGCACTTTCGACAAGATTCGTCGAGTAAAAGAGCTGATAAAGAAAACCGGAAGCAAGGCCCTGATCCAAGTCGACGGCGGTGTCAAAAACACAAACGCGGCGGAACTTGTGGCTGCCGGTGCCGACGTTTTGGTGGCGGGAAGCTTCGTTTTCAGCTCCGATGACCCGATCAAAACGATTGCCGACCTCAAGGCCGATTTGGCGTAA
- a CDS encoding thioredoxin-like domain-containing protein: MMRTFFFLLLMTFSLFAEAQPNERKGYDIRLKVEGLQADEVYIGYHYASKSYILDTAKVGDLNIARFKSDTTVLQPGVYFFHHKAPDLYLEFVVGDEGREFSFSTKNEDLLGSLKVEGSVENQLFKEYQGFIVEKNAEKKVLEEGLADVKEDKAASETLQGELSKLNDEVSEYQRNLLEKHPKAIVSELVRLVLPVEFPDDIKKADEIKRFRYYKKHYFDNLDLSSPSFLRNPMGMKKVESYLKKYTYQHPDSIYASAERILALSRASQANYRHFLFWALNDFLRSNIMGAESGFVKLADKHLLVDTPSWASEATVKKVRERAEDLRPNLIGAVAPELHLLDSTLNTPVFLEQIPQDYVVLYFYDPDCGHCKKESPKLLKAYNNGLKDLGVEVMAVTVVTDMKKWKNYIDELGMNWVNAADPYVQSNFRKHYDLKTTPIIYILDRDRKIIARKIGAEHVKGFIEHKIKEEKTNQ; the protein is encoded by the coding sequence ATGATGAGAACATTCTTCTTTTTGCTGTTAATGACGTTTTCGCTGTTTGCGGAGGCGCAACCCAATGAGCGTAAAGGTTATGATATTCGCCTGAAAGTGGAAGGGCTACAGGCCGATGAAGTGTATATAGGCTATCACTACGCATCGAAATCCTATATACTAGATACCGCTAAAGTTGGTGATCTGAATATTGCTCGCTTTAAAAGCGATACGACTGTATTACAGCCGGGGGTTTACTTTTTCCATCACAAAGCGCCGGATTTGTATTTGGAATTTGTGGTAGGCGATGAGGGTAGGGAGTTCTCGTTTTCGACAAAAAATGAGGACTTACTGGGGAGTCTCAAAGTAGAGGGGTCCGTCGAAAACCAGCTGTTTAAAGAGTACCAAGGTTTTATTGTAGAGAAAAATGCCGAGAAAAAAGTACTTGAAGAGGGCTTGGCCGATGTGAAAGAAGACAAGGCCGCAAGCGAAACGCTGCAAGGTGAGCTTTCGAAGCTTAACGATGAGGTTAGCGAGTATCAGCGGAATCTTTTGGAGAAGCATCCTAAAGCGATTGTTTCAGAATTGGTAAGGCTTGTTTTGCCTGTCGAATTTCCCGACGACATCAAGAAGGCTGACGAAATCAAGAGGTTTAGGTATTACAAAAAGCATTACTTCGACAATCTGGATTTGTCGAGCCCTTCTTTTCTTAGAAATCCGATGGGGATGAAGAAAGTGGAGTCTTATCTTAAGAAATATACTTATCAGCACCCCGATTCCATTTATGCCTCCGCTGAACGAATACTCGCATTGTCGAGAGCTTCCCAAGCCAACTACAGACATTTCCTGTTCTGGGCCCTTAATGACTTTCTGCGCTCAAATATTATGGGCGCTGAGAGCGGTTTCGTGAAATTGGCCGATAAACACCTTTTGGTTGATACGCCTTCATGGGCTTCGGAAGCTACGGTGAAAAAGGTTAGGGAAAGAGCGGAGGACCTAAGGCCAAATCTTATCGGAGCGGTGGCTCCAGAGCTCCATTTACTCGATTCCACGTTGAATACTCCGGTGTTTTTGGAGCAAATCCCTCAGGACTATGTAGTGTTGTATTTCTATGATCCTGACTGTGGGCATTGCAAAAAGGAATCTCCGAAGTTGTTGAAGGCCTATAACAACGGGTTGAAAGATTTGGGTGTGGAAGTGATGGCCGTGACGGTGGTTACGGATATGAAAAAATGGAAAAATTACATCGATGAGTTGGGGATGAACTGGGTGAACGCGGCGGATCCGTATGTTCAAAGCAACTTCAGGAAGCATTATGACCTTAAGACCACTCCTATAATTTACATATTGGACCGAGACCGGAAGATAATTGCCAGAAAAATTGGTGCGGAGCATGTGAAAGGATTTATCGAACACAAGATTAAAGAGGAGAAAACTAACCAATAA
- a CDS encoding bifunctional 5,10-methylenetetrahydrofolate dehydrogenase/5,10-methenyltetrahydrofolate cyclohydrolase, which translates to MAQILDGKLTSKKLKEQIAVEVADWVANGGKKPHLAAILVGSDGASQTYVASKVKACGMVGFDSTLRTFDETVSEEELLAEVESINANPDIDGLIVQLPLPKHISVEKVTQRILPEKDVDGFHPVNVGRMVKNEPAYIAATPFGIMKLLEEYKVETSGKHCVVIGRSDIVGTPMSILLSRKGYPGDCTVTLTHSRTKDLAYHTRQADIIVAALGWPEFLKADMVKEGAVIIDVGITRVEDANSKRGYVLKGDVKFDEVAEKSSFITPVPGGVGPMTIASLLYNTFLSAKGEIYPKQEAKL; encoded by the coding sequence ATGGCACAAATCCTAGACGGCAAACTGACATCGAAAAAGCTTAAGGAACAAATCGCAGTGGAAGTGGCGGATTGGGTAGCCAACGGCGGAAAAAAGCCTCACTTGGCAGCCATCCTTGTGGGTTCCGACGGCGCTAGCCAAACTTATGTAGCCAGCAAAGTGAAAGCCTGTGGCATGGTCGGCTTCGACTCCACTTTGCGCACCTTCGATGAAACCGTAAGCGAAGAAGAACTCTTGGCCGAAGTGGAAAGCATCAACGCAAACCCGGACATCGACGGGCTGATCGTTCAACTTCCGTTGCCAAAGCATATTTCCGTTGAAAAAGTAACCCAACGCATCCTACCGGAAAAAGACGTGGACGGCTTCCACCCCGTAAACGTAGGGCGAATGGTGAAAAACGAGCCCGCTTACATTGCGGCCACTCCATTCGGCATAATGAAGCTTCTTGAGGAATACAAAGTCGAAACTTCAGGCAAGCACTGCGTGGTTATCGGCAGAAGCGATATTGTCGGAACTCCGATGAGCATCCTGCTGTCGAGAAAAGGTTATCCGGGCGACTGCACCGTTACCTTGACCCACAGCCGCACGAAAGACCTTGCGTACCACACCCGCCAAGCCGACATTATTGTAGCGGCCTTGGGCTGGCCAGAATTCCTTAAAGCTGATATGGTGAAGGAAGGCGCTGTTATTATCGACGTCGGTATTACCCGTGTGGAAGATGCCAACAGCAAAAGAGGTTACGTCCTGAAAGGCGATGTCAAATTTGACGAAGTCGCTGAAAAGTCATCGTTCATCACGCCAGTACCAGGCGGAGTTGGGCCAATGACAATCGCTTCTTTGCTGTACAACACATTTTTGAGCGCAAAAGGCGAAATCTATCCGAAACAGGAAGCCAAGCTGTAA
- a CDS encoding MotA/TolQ/ExbB proton channel family protein produces the protein MELLQITTSTSVADSTMMAGASDSVSVLDLLVTGGAMVIPLGLLFIAALYILMERMRVMKKASKLPNGFHDEVKRMVSSGDVNGAMLYCAQNDTPMGRMIEKGISRIGSPLKSIEASIENVGKIELYKLEKNLSLLATIAGAAPMLGFLGTVTGMIRAFIAIAQQEGTVSPKDLSTGIYEAMITTAVGLFVGIVAYLSYNFLVAKVSKLIHQMEYTSIDFIDLLQEPQKAS, from the coding sequence ATGGAGTTGTTGCAGATTACGACGAGTACGAGTGTGGCCGACAGCACAATGATGGCAGGGGCTAGCGATAGCGTTTCGGTGTTGGACCTTTTAGTGACGGGAGGGGCGATGGTGATCCCTTTGGGCTTGCTTTTTATTGCGGCCCTGTACATCCTTATGGAAAGGATGAGAGTAATGAAAAAAGCTTCCAAATTGCCGAACGGCTTTCATGACGAAGTAAAGAGAATGGTATCGTCGGGTGACGTGAACGGAGCGATGCTCTATTGCGCTCAGAATGATACCCCGATGGGCAGAATGATTGAGAAAGGTATTTCCAGAATAGGAAGTCCCCTCAAAAGCATCGAGGCCTCAATCGAAAACGTGGGCAAGATCGAGCTTTATAAACTTGAGAAAAACCTTTCGCTGTTGGCTACTATCGCCGGCGCAGCGCCTATGCTTGGTTTCTTGGGTACGGTAACGGGTATGATTCGCGCCTTTATCGCCATCGCCCAGCAGGAAGGAACCGTAAGCCCGAAAGATCTTTCGACAGGTATTTACGAAGCCATGATCACTACGGCTGTGGGACTTTTTGTCGGTATCGTGGCTTATTTGAGCTATAACTTCTTGGTTGCAAAAGTTTCCAAGCTTATCCACCAGATGGAATACACGTCGATCGATTTTATTGACCTATTGCAGGAACCGCAGAAAGCGTCCTGA
- a CDS encoding M28 family peptidase, whose product MKKALALVFCALSIGSAYSQTGVTSDSVRLSYAKRISAEDVKKHVFTLASDEYVGRYTGEKGQKKAAEYIQNHFKEFGLVGPVKTGDNPYEQGFELYKLDWGEVFVKSSKKAYGGYEDFAFFSLPELNEKTDVDCVFAGTEEDALADELDLKGKVVFVVTDKDNPREVRTVTRALNKKGVKLLVVVGSENDELTDSMISRYRKSIMDHPRLSFKKPKPKEPGKDMGIAFARKNMLLDVFGLSEKSLEKLMAKKERKRRKMLAKIKGHVSVKFARTIEPVQTENVLGYLEGTDKKDELLVISAHYDHIGVQDGEVYNGADDNATGTTAILELADAFAKAKKDGHGPRRSVLFISLTAEEVGLLGSKYYVSDPVFPLENTVVDLNIDMIGRRDSRYENDPNYVYLIGSDKLSKDLHNLSEKVNQRFGDLKLDYKYNDEKDPNRYYYRSDHYNFAKNDIPVIFYFNGTHADYHRASDTPDKIECDKVAKITRLVFQTAWEIANREERLKLDADSAQ is encoded by the coding sequence ATGAAGAAAGCTTTAGCCCTGGTTTTTTGTGCGCTGAGCATTGGAAGCGCCTATTCCCAAACTGGCGTTACTTCAGATTCAGTAAGATTGTCCTATGCCAAGCGAATATCTGCCGAAGATGTGAAAAAGCACGTTTTCACTTTGGCTTCGGATGAATACGTAGGGCGATATACCGGAGAAAAAGGGCAGAAGAAGGCGGCTGAATATATCCAGAACCATTTTAAGGAGTTTGGATTGGTAGGTCCTGTGAAGACTGGGGACAATCCTTATGAGCAGGGTTTTGAGTTGTATAAACTCGATTGGGGAGAAGTATTTGTAAAGTCTTCCAAAAAGGCATACGGTGGTTATGAGGATTTTGCCTTCTTTTCATTGCCAGAACTGAATGAAAAAACCGACGTCGATTGCGTATTTGCGGGCACGGAGGAAGATGCTTTGGCTGATGAATTGGACCTGAAAGGTAAAGTGGTGTTTGTCGTGACTGACAAGGACAATCCCCGTGAGGTGAGAACAGTGACCAGGGCTTTGAATAAAAAAGGTGTTAAGCTCTTGGTCGTTGTTGGTTCGGAAAATGATGAACTAACGGATTCGATGATTTCCCGTTACCGGAAATCAATAATGGATCACCCCAGGTTGTCATTCAAAAAGCCGAAGCCTAAGGAGCCGGGTAAGGATATGGGTATTGCCTTTGCCCGAAAAAATATGCTCTTGGATGTTTTTGGACTTTCCGAGAAGTCATTGGAAAAGCTAATGGCAAAGAAGGAAAGAAAGAGAAGAAAAATGCTGGCCAAGATCAAGGGACATGTATCTGTGAAGTTCGCCAGAACTATTGAGCCGGTACAAACCGAAAACGTATTGGGGTATCTGGAAGGAACTGACAAAAAGGACGAACTGCTCGTTATCTCCGCCCATTACGATCATATCGGCGTTCAGGACGGCGAGGTGTATAACGGAGCGGATGACAACGCCACTGGGACTACGGCTATTCTGGAGCTTGCCGATGCTTTTGCGAAAGCGAAAAAAGACGGCCATGGGCCTCGTAGGAGCGTTTTGTTTATTTCCTTGACGGCTGAGGAAGTAGGCCTTTTGGGTTCGAAATACTATGTGAGCGATCCGGTTTTCCCTCTTGAAAATACTGTTGTCGACCTTAATATCGACATGATCGGCAGAAGGGACAGTCGTTACGAAAACGACCCGAATTACGTTTATCTGATCGGATCGGATAAACTTTCAAAAGATTTGCACAATCTTAGCGAGAAGGTCAACCAGCGTTTCGGTGATTTGAAATTGGATTACAAGTATAATGACGAAAAAGATCCGAATAGATATTACTATCGTTCCGATCATTACAATTTTGCGAAAAATGACATTCCCGTGATTTTCTACTTCAACGGAACGCATGCCGACTACCACAGAGCTTCGGACACTCCTGATAAGATTGAGTGTGACAAAGTGGCGAAAATAACGCGCTTGGTATTCCAGACAGCTTGGGAAATCGCGAACAGGGAAGAGCGCTTAAAGCTGGATGCGGATTCGGCTCAATAG
- a CDS encoding HAMP domain-containing sensor histidine kinase yields MNQRYTRIALVFGVLLAFVVLVFQAFWIGSAIRVEENKFGQAVTGALVKVVARQNEAGGKGVSANGVRRNSEGKFHVQLEGVPDPEFLDFVMHEEFGLIDPEFSYEYRLYDCQGDSLGLETFSQENEAADTLHSDGQYYLELKVKEMPASLSGMFETLLMISGGMVLFVVLLILAVLLIIRQEKLSATQIEFVNNLAHELKTPVASVKIVADVLEGHDGVRNDDRLSKYVSVLKKQNERLANHAEHILSLAKLEKNEFPVSPEKIRLNETLADICEQASVKAKVAGGTLEFKGADREVSVSVDKSHFVNAVTNLVDNAIKYSDGAPDVVVSVKARSGVVELTIKDSGIGIAPAFRKKIFRKFFRVPTGNIHNVKGFGLGLYYVSKVCESHGWDIRLDSELGVGTKVILKIKGYDYAKRQKAESPVG; encoded by the coding sequence ATGAATCAAAGATATACGCGAATCGCACTTGTATTTGGCGTGTTGTTGGCCTTTGTCGTGTTGGTTTTCCAGGCTTTTTGGATCGGATCGGCGATCAGGGTCGAGGAAAACAAATTCGGGCAGGCTGTTACCGGAGCTTTGGTGAAAGTTGTGGCTCGGCAAAACGAAGCGGGAGGAAAAGGCGTGTCAGCCAATGGCGTTAGAAGAAATAGCGAGGGCAAGTTTCATGTGCAGTTGGAAGGAGTGCCTGACCCTGAGTTTCTGGATTTTGTGATGCATGAGGAATTCGGATTGATTGATCCGGAATTTTCGTACGAATACCGTCTTTACGATTGCCAAGGAGACAGTTTGGGGCTCGAAACTTTTTCGCAGGAGAATGAGGCGGCGGATACACTCCACTCCGATGGCCAATATTACCTTGAACTCAAGGTGAAAGAAATGCCGGCGTCACTTTCCGGTATGTTCGAGACTTTGCTGATGATTAGCGGAGGTATGGTCCTTTTTGTCGTTTTGTTGATCTTGGCGGTTTTGTTGATTATCAGGCAGGAAAAATTGTCGGCAACCCAAATCGAGTTTGTCAATAATTTGGCGCATGAACTGAAAACGCCTGTCGCTTCCGTAAAAATAGTAGCTGATGTGCTGGAAGGGCATGACGGAGTTCGGAATGACGATAGGTTGAGTAAGTATGTTAGTGTTTTGAAAAAGCAAAATGAGCGTCTTGCCAATCATGCCGAGCATATCTTGAGCCTTGCGAAGCTGGAGAAGAATGAGTTTCCGGTTTCGCCCGAGAAAATTCGTCTTAACGAAACCTTGGCGGATATCTGTGAGCAAGCGTCGGTGAAGGCCAAAGTGGCGGGAGGAACGCTGGAGTTTAAAGGGGCGGACCGTGAAGTGTCGGTTTCTGTAGACAAAAGCCATTTTGTGAATGCCGTGACCAATTTGGTTGACAATGCAATTAAATACTCAGATGGAGCTCCAGACGTAGTGGTTAGCGTAAAAGCCCGCTCCGGAGTGGTTGAGCTTACGATAAAAGATTCCGGAATAGGCATTGCCCCTGCGTTCAGGAAGAAGATATTCAGAAAGTTTTTCAGGGTTCCCACGGGTAATATTCACAATGTTAAAGGCTTCGGTTTGGGTTTGTATTACGTGTCCAAAGTTTGCGAGTCCCATGGCTGGGATATTCGGTTGGACAGCGAATTGGGAGTGGGGACAAAAGTGATATTGAAAATAAAAGGATACGATTATGCTAAAAGGCAAAAAGCCGAAAGTCCTGTTGGTTGA
- a CDS encoding SPOR domain-containing protein: protein MGSNDLFNSDEEFENQKDPNKGGNDDDFNADNFGLPEVPNQKNYFQPNDDEGFGGTSDDSSDQNDYGFSDSSSDYQQYNDPEGDEDEFGDEEPEEDDSPSDEDAVARKKKVFGIVVASVLALGIIGGGAYYFLGTGGDEEEEEPATEQVADTPATPEATPAVDTTATEAVDPVVEEKVVEEKPAPKVTPAPKPASGEVFRYDNAQNAYFVVVGSFVDTDLADDYAKRLSKKGHLVYILSPKGGKRGFFRLAVGKYGSFAEANSQLGNFKNEFGDKAWVLKY from the coding sequence ATGGGAAGCAACGATCTTTTTAACTCTGACGAGGAATTCGAAAACCAAAAGGACCCCAATAAGGGAGGGAACGACGATGATTTTAACGCCGACAATTTTGGCCTTCCGGAGGTTCCGAACCAGAAAAATTATTTTCAACCGAATGACGACGAAGGCTTTGGAGGAACGTCTGATGACAGTTCTGACCAAAACGACTACGGTTTCTCCGATAGCTCTTCCGATTATCAGCAGTATAACGATCCGGAAGGTGACGAAGACGAGTTCGGCGACGAGGAACCGGAAGAGGACGACAGCCCTTCGGATGAGGATGCGGTAGCGAGAAAAAAGAAGGTTTTCGGAATAGTGGTAGCATCCGTGTTGGCTTTGGGAATTATCGGAGGCGGAGCCTATTATTTCTTGGGAACCGGTGGGGATGAGGAAGAGGAGGAGCCGGCAACCGAACAGGTAGCCGATACTCCTGCCACTCCAGAGGCAACACCTGCGGTTGACACCACTGCCACCGAGGCAGTCGATCCCGTGGTGGAAGAGAAGGTAGTGGAAGAAAAGCCCGCACCGAAAGTAACGCCTGCACCAAAGCCCGCCAGTGGCGAAGTGTTCCGTTACGATAACGCTCAAAACGCGTATTTTGTGGTTGTCGGAAGTTTTGTGGATACGGACTTGGCAGATGACTATGCGAAACGTTTAAGTAAGAAAGGACACTTGGTTTATATCCTGTCGCCAAAAGGTGGCAAACGTGGCTTTTTCCGATTGGCTGTGGGCAAATACGGCAGTTTTGCCGAAGCGAATAGTCAGTTGGGTAATTTTAAAAATGAGTTTGGAGACAAGGCTTGGGTATTGAAGTATTGA